Proteins encoded by one window of Eremothecium cymbalariae DBVPG#7215 chromosome 1, complete sequence:
- the TPC1 gene encoding thiamine transporter TPC1 (similar to Ashbya gossypii AAR036W), producing MSSHESWQNRFSSDHLRKGQDVPGAMAVIAGSVSGLLARTVTAPLDTVKIRHQLQLGHEKKYIKIISTFKTIVREEGVRALWKGNVPASMMYVLYGSLQFGSYAWLNKMSNEYYPNISPQINSVLVGGLAGMSSMMAIYPFDVLRTRFIANRNTRLVKMAEIVKNIQRTEGPIGFFRGYIWSTLTISLSAAVTFGTYETLNIYSETSGISWLGSSSSTVAGLLSKTITFPLDTVRRRIQIIYSQDISSYTADPGAYKIYRDSNFLSIALRMARHEGISSLYKGLSMALCKSTPTTMISLWVFEHAIDIMQHQKQDQTLM from the coding sequence ATGAGTTCACATGAATCTTGGCAAAACCGTTTTTCTTCAGACCATTTACGCAAAGGTCAAGATGTTCCTGGTGCAATGGCCGTTATAGCAGGTTCTGTCTCTGGTTTGCTAGCCAGGACGGTCACTGCACCGTTAGATACAGTGAAGATTCGGCATCAATTACAATTAGGTCATGAAAAGAAGTACATTAAAATAATTTCCACCTTTAAGACGATTGTCAGAGAAGAAGGGGTACGAGCGTTATGGAAAGGCAATGTTCCTGCTTCGATGATGTATGTTTTATATGGGTCGCTACAATTTGGTTCCTATGCGTGGTTGAACAAGATGTCCAATGAATACTACCCTAATATATCCCCCCAAATTAATAGTGTGCTTGTTGGTGGGTTAGCTGGTATGAGCAGCATGATGGCGATATATCCATTTGACGTATTGCGTACTCGATTTATTGCAAATAGAAACACTAGGTTGGTGAAGATGGCTGAAATTGTCAAAAACATTCAACGTACAGAGGGTCCCATTGGTTTTTTCAGGGGATATATATGGTCTACGCTTACAATCTCACTATCCGCAGCTGTCACCTTTGGCACCTATGAAACGTTGAATATATACTCAGAGACGTCGGGCATTTCATGGCTTGGCAGCAGTTCCAGCACCGTCGCTGGCTTATTATCGAAGACTATTACGTTCCCACTGGATACAGTTCGCAGAAGAATACAGATAATATACTCCCAAGATATTAGTAGCTACACAGCTGATCCAGGTGCATATAAAATCTATAGAGATTCTAATTTCTTGTCCATTGCACTCCGGATGGCTCGGCATGAAGGTATTTCGTCATTGTACAAAGGGTTGTCCATGGCCCTGTGTAAAAGCACACCGACGACAATGATTAGTTTATGGGTATTCGAG
- the RRP46 gene encoding exosome non-catalytic core subunit RRP46 (similar to Ashbya gossypii AAR035C), giving the protein MSISVLEHVDGSSQYWTPTTSLICSVSGPIEPKARQEIPQHLAIEIIFRPASGPSTTREKLLEERIRAAVTPMVETFLHPRQLCQITFQALKSVGQYSHMELNSAINAAFLALIDAGIPLKSVFTSVTVSVDEDGRKFVNPDVNRLQTAKSVSTVAFKISTGNNTLLLLHSDGSFDESTLFGVLELAEQECVRLSKEFRKLIAEKLGKDFIWKQPANLKN; this is encoded by the coding sequence ATGTCTATTTCGGTTTTGGAGCATGTTGATGGATCTTCTCAGTATTGGACACCTACCACGTCGCTCATATGCTCTGTTTCTGGGCCTATTGAACCCAAGGCAAGACAAGAAATTCCGCAGCATTTGGCAATAGAGATCATCTTTAGACCAGCCTCTGGGCCTTCTACTACTCGGGAAAAGCTTTTGGAGGAGAGGATAAGAGCTGCGGTGACACCAATGGTGGAGACATTTTTGCATCCTAGACAGTTATGCCAAATAACTTTTCAGGCATTAAAATCTGTAGGGCAGTATAGTCATATGGAGTTAAATAGTGCTATAAATGCAGCATTTTTAGCACTCATAGATGCAGGTATACCGTTAAAATCAGTGTTTACATCGGTGACGGTTAGTGTGGATGAAGACGGCAGAAAATTTGTGAATCCAGATGTTAACCGGTTGCAAACTGCCAAAAGTGTTTCTACTGTAGCATTCAAGATTTCCACCGGTAATAATACTTTACTGCTTTTGCATAGCGATGGTTCATTTGACGAAAGTACTTTATTTGGAGTTTTAGAGTTAGCAGAGCAGGAATGTGTTAGATTATCTAAAGAGTTCAGAAAACTTATAGCTGAGAAACTGGGAAAGGATTTCATTTGGAAGCAACCTGCgaacttgaagaattag